A genomic segment from Chitinophagales bacterium encodes:
- a CDS encoding gliding motility-associated C-terminal domain-containing protein has product MYTFLKYLSLSFLGLFFFVNTAQEVKASHAMGADISYVCLGNDSFEIRMNFYRFCDGISAPNSASVNIFSPSGCGADQSVTLSQLDSILVDGELVPNGADVTPLCDNLASSSNCGSGSFLGVEQYTYSGIVQLNTQCPDWTIAYNLCCRNPDITNLQSPASQDLYIETTLNNTVGCNNSPQFTTLPVPYVCEGRLFNYNQGAVDVDGDSLVFTSINPLDNGQPIPYVSGFSPSNPLNTSTPFTVDPNTGQISFTPTGNQFVVITILVEEFRNGVLVGSTMRDIQVSINSSYCSDQPVNNVSPDTSNVSGGVVTGPSSIEICPGDSLTFHMYVVDTTAGGTNDLVLLTNSAQGIPGSSFVTDTSATGDTLFGTFTWVPTGLDTGNNVLVIEAGDQSQCPIEAVEITSVNIFVLAGTFAGPDLQYCPAGGPLQLNVVGGNSFTWSPADGLSDSTIRRPLASPSQTQEYIVTSNLSSNCKNTDTIVVERVPDFLLDVLPANDTINVCRNGAQDLEAVTDAQWGPYTYEWAPASAIDDPFIATPTALVDTTTDMFLTVTSDTGCTIRDTITLNVVGVGPKVNVLADKEVICPGDTVNFDLELFPLACGPAITGCGPGRIPVQRPVGTDSTSYFASPFSGSNDVGRSQLLYRASDLKAAGMNSGTIYRLAFEAAVIQSGGGFGGTYENLTIKMGCTEEDNLSTTNFLPVNTTVWGPQNYNIFQGTLNFNLYQFQEYDWDGESNIVIEFCYTNPGGAAPGGDDELITTSVGYTAMARNYQNNVSNGCALSPSFSYSELPNVTFTICDPSDPGYTYSWTPASAVSEPDSARPYTIVNDTTVYRVEVQDTLCYGSGEITLAPQGGYGIEITPGDTFICNPGDTLQLGLQATGNPPPANLECGANSTQCAGRPSAIYQVGNSTTSSSSATPYYGFYEDSRVQYLFRASELAAAGITSGTITSLAWDVATKNSSQAYSGYTIRMSCTSLNQLSSSSFATGSFTTVFGPSTINSTTGWNTHTLSNTFDWDGVSNIIIEVCFNNTAWTSSDQVRYSSTSYTSSLHDWADGSIGCSLTAPSSYTQRPNIRFNVCEAPSGEAAVLWTPNYNISNDTVVDPFVFPDTTTDYIVDYTFVGGCTVQDTVTIGVSSFATNIPSDTSICAGDSVTLSLGGDGNVFTWTPNGSLTCGTCAEVTAFPDTTTTYNVLIEDSVTGCSEEFNITVAINELPDVNILMDSIVCFIDSITLNAGEGYTSYFWNDESTDSFLVAYSAGEYFVEVTDSFGCANSDTVTLKEGVAPDFNLPNDTIICDIDSFVLEGPSGDYDYYWSNASNDSTISAFVSGTYSLTVVDTIGCASSDSVNLLLNEAADLNLGNDTVICEGTTYTLDPGIPANDFDFLWSDGITTDPTFTVSSEGLYSLTITDTSGCTSEDSIYITYNNGPAVDLGPDRGYCIGQSTILNPGTPLVYDYTWGPVSSNAPQLSVNTTDLYSVTVVNEFSCPGTDSVFIEFADPEVEISGVTAICDGEPATLEASPGFATYFWLPGEENTQSITVTDPGQYSVSVVDSNGCEAQASVTVSLFNVTPIELGPDQMYCYNESVTIGVDDSIYVSYEWAPNGDTTALIDVSISDQYTVTATDANGCTTSDSISVEQYPETPLELEDINTCSEFTTNFDAGSAYIEYTWSTGDSTQSITITEHGNYSLTAVDSFNCSYIDEFSVVEVPFEVEASADPNIIELGESSVLTVTGNGSGDYGYVWTADPEDESLTDPNAAEPSVSPEEQQNIYTVVVTDSSSGCVAEDTTLLLVNSEYALPNAFMPNGNNADNQYFDVIGASTVKTFQIFNRWGELVYNNDSPSTGWDGTYNGKPQPVGTYIYYVVVLNASGEELPPITGNVSLIR; this is encoded by the coding sequence ATGTATACTTTTTTGAAATACTTATCACTGAGTTTTTTAGGATTGTTTTTTTTCGTCAATACTGCTCAAGAGGTTAAAGCATCTCATGCGATGGGTGCGGATATCAGTTATGTGTGCCTTGGCAATGATAGTTTTGAAATTAGAATGAATTTTTATCGGTTCTGCGATGGAATTAGTGCTCCTAATTCTGCTTCTGTTAACATATTCAGCCCAAGTGGCTGTGGTGCTGACCAATCGGTAACACTTTCTCAGTTAGATTCAATATTAGTAGATGGAGAATTGGTGCCAAATGGAGCGGATGTTACACCATTATGTGATAACCTGGCTTCCTCAAGTAATTGTGGTTCAGGTTCATTTTTAGGTGTAGAACAATATACCTATTCTGGTATAGTACAACTTAATACGCAATGCCCCGATTGGACAATTGCTTATAATCTTTGCTGTAGAAATCCGGATATCACCAACTTACAGAGTCCTGCTTCGCAAGACCTTTATATAGAAACTACTTTAAACAATACTGTTGGGTGCAATAATTCACCTCAATTTACAACCCTGCCCGTACCTTATGTTTGTGAAGGACGTTTGTTCAACTATAACCAGGGGGCAGTCGATGTTGATGGAGATTCATTGGTATTCACATCTATAAACCCATTGGATAATGGACAACCTATTCCATATGTAAGTGGATTCTCTCCGAGCAACCCATTAAATACATCTACCCCGTTTACAGTAGATCCCAATACAGGCCAAATAAGTTTTACTCCAACCGGAAACCAGTTTGTGGTAATAACCATTCTGGTTGAAGAATTCAGAAATGGGGTTCTGGTCGGTTCTACCATGCGTGATATCCAGGTATCTATTAACAGCAGTTACTGTTCAGATCAACCGGTTAACAATGTATCACCAGACACCTCAAATGTAAGCGGAGGCGTTGTTACCGGGCCATCAAGTATAGAAATCTGCCCGGGCGACAGTTTAACCTTTCATATGTATGTTGTAGATACTACAGCAGGCGGAACCAATGATTTAGTGCTTTTAACCAATTCTGCACAAGGTATCCCAGGCTCTTCATTTGTTACAGATACAAGTGCCACTGGAGACACTTTATTCGGGACTTTTACTTGGGTGCCTACAGGGCTCGACACAGGAAACAATGTGCTGGTTATTGAAGCAGGTGACCAAAGTCAATGTCCTATTGAAGCAGTTGAAATTACTTCGGTCAATATTTTTGTATTAGCAGGAACCTTTGCCGGTCCGGATTTACAATACTGTCCTGCTGGTGGTCCGCTTCAACTAAATGTAGTTGGTGGCAACAGTTTTACATGGAGCCCTGCTGATGGGCTTTCAGATTCTACCATTAGAAGACCATTGGCATCGCCTTCGCAAACCCAGGAATACATTGTAACCAGTAATCTTTCTTCCAATTGTAAAAATACTGATACAATAGTAGTGGAAAGAGTACCTGATTTTCTTTTGGATGTATTGCCTGCCAATGACACCATAAATGTGTGTAGAAATGGAGCTCAAGACCTTGAAGCAGTAACAGACGCTCAATGGGGACCTTATACTTATGAGTGGGCTCCTGCCAGTGCCATAGATGATCCATTCATTGCTACACCAACTGCTTTGGTGGATACTACTACGGATATGTTCCTTACAGTAACTTCAGATACTGGCTGTACTATTAGGGATACCATTACTTTAAATGTAGTAGGCGTAGGACCAAAAGTTAATGTACTTGCAGATAAAGAAGTTATTTGTCCCGGGGATACTGTCAACTTCGACTTAGAGCTGTTCCCCTTAGCTTGCGGGCCTGCTATAACAGGTTGTGGACCGGGTAGAATACCTGTTCAAAGGCCTGTCGGCACTGATTCCACATCCTATTTCGCCTCTCCTTTTTCAGGTTCTAATGATGTGGGACGCTCACAATTACTCTACCGAGCATCTGATCTAAAAGCTGCGGGGATGAACTCTGGAACCATATACAGACTTGCTTTTGAAGCCGCTGTTATTCAAAGTGGCGGTGGTTTTGGCGGGACTTATGAAAATCTGACCATCAAAATGGGATGTACTGAAGAGGACAATCTCAGTACCACTAATTTTCTGCCCGTTAACACAACAGTTTGGGGACCTCAGAATTACAATATTTTTCAAGGAACTTTAAACTTTAATTTATACCAGTTCCAGGAATATGATTGGGACGGGGAATCAAACATAGTAATTGAATTTTGCTATACCAACCCAGGCGGAGCTGCACCAGGTGGGGATGATGAACTAATTACTACTTCAGTTGGCTACACTGCAATGGCTCGAAATTATCAAAACAACGTATCCAATGGTTGTGCCCTTTCACCTTCTTTCAGTTACTCTGAATTGCCCAATGTCACTTTTACAATTTGCGACCCTTCAGACCCAGGCTACACTTATAGCTGGACTCCTGCTTCCGCTGTATCTGAACCTGATTCAGCCAGGCCTTATACCATAGTTAATGATACTACAGTTTACCGGGTAGAAGTTCAGGATACACTTTGTTACGGTTCGGGAGAAATTACTTTAGCCCCTCAAGGTGGTTATGGTATAGAAATTACTCCCGGAGATACATTTATTTGTAATCCTGGAGATACTTTGCAACTGGGACTACAGGCTACTGGAAATCCACCACCAGCAAATTTAGAATGTGGTGCCAATAGCACCCAATGTGCCGGCAGACCTTCTGCTATATATCAAGTTGGTAATTCTACAACAAGCTCGAGTTCCGCTACACCTTATTATGGTTTTTACGAAGATAGTAGGGTGCAATACCTATTCCGGGCATCTGAACTTGCCGCTGCCGGAATTACAAGTGGTACAATTACTTCTTTGGCTTGGGATGTAGCTACAAAAAACAGTTCGCAAGCTTATTCTGGATATACTATAAGAATGAGTTGTACCAGCCTGAACCAACTTTCCAGTTCAAGTTTTGCGACAGGATCCTTCACAACTGTTTTTGGTCCTTCTACTATTAATAGCACAACTGGCTGGAACACGCATACATTGAGCAATACTTTTGACTGGGATGGCGTGTCCAATATTATCATAGAAGTTTGTTTCAACAATACAGCCTGGACAAGCAGTGACCAGGTAAGGTACAGTTCTACCAGTTATACATCTTCATTGCACGACTGGGCAGATGGTTCAATAGGCTGTAGCTTAACAGCTCCATCCAGCTATACACAAAGGCCAAATATCCGCTTTAATGTTTGTGAAGCACCTTCAGGTGAGGCTGCTGTACTTTGGACACCTAATTACAATATAAGCAATGATACTGTTGTAGATCCTTTTGTATTCCCTGATACTACAACTGATTATATAGTTGATTATACATTTGTTGGTGGATGTACTGTTCAAGACACTGTAACTATCGGTGTTTCGAGTTTTGCGACAAATATTCCTTCTGATACAAGTATCTGTGCCGGTGATAGTGTAACACTTTCCCTTGGGGGTGATGGCAATGTATTTACATGGACTCCAAATGGAAGCTTAACATGTGGAACATGTGCTGAAGTAACAGCATTCCCTGACACTACAACTACCTATAATGTATTGATTGAAGATTCAGTAACAGGTTGTTCTGAAGAATTTAATATTACAGTTGCAATCAATGAACTTCCAGATGTAAATATTTTAATGGATTCAATAGTTTGCTTTATCGATTCAATTACACTGAATGCAGGGGAAGGTTATACTTCTTACTTCTGGAACGATGAATCAACAGACAGTTTCCTTGTAGCTTATAGCGCTGGGGAATATTTTGTTGAAGTAACAGATTCATTTGGATGTGCAAATTCTGATACAGTAACCCTTAAGGAAGGAGTAGCTCCTGACTTTAATCTTCCCAACGACACCATTATCTGTGATATTGATTCTTTTGTACTTGAAGGGCCATCAGGAGATTACGATTACTACTGGAGCAATGCATCTAATGACAGTACTATTAGTGCATTTGTTTCTGGAACATACTCACTTACAGTTGTAGATACTATAGGCTGTGCATCAAGCGACAGTGTAAACCTCCTTCTAAATGAAGCTGCTGATCTTAACCTCGGCAATGATACTGTAATTTGTGAAGGAACAACTTACACACTTGACCCTGGTATTCCGGCCAATGATTTTGACTTTTTGTGGAGTGATGGAATTACTACAGACCCTACCTTTACTGTAAGCAGCGAAGGACTTTACAGCTTAACAATAACAGATACCAGTGGGTGTACTTCAGAAGACAGTATTTACATTACTTATAACAATGGTCCTGCAGTTGACCTTGGTCCTGACAGAGGCTATTGTATTGGTCAAAGCACCATACTTAACCCCGGAACACCTTTGGTTTATGATTATACATGGGGACCTGTAAGCAGTAATGCACCACAATTAAGTGTCAATACAACAGACCTCTATAGTGTTACAGTTGTAAATGAATTTTCTTGTCCTGGAACTGACAGTGTTTTTATTGAATTCGCTGATCCTGAAGTAGAAATTTCAGGTGTAACCGCAATTTGTGACGGTGAACCGGCTACCTTGGAAGCAAGTCCGGGTTTTGCAACTTATTTTTGGCTACCAGGTGAAGAAAACACACAAAGTATTACAGTTACTGATCCTGGACAATACAGTGTAAGCGTAGTTGACAGTAACGGTTGTGAAGCACAGGCTTCTGTAACTGTTTCATTATTTAATGTTACACCAATCGAATTAGGCCCCGATCAAATGTACTGTTACAATGAATCAGTAACAATTGGTGTGGATGATTCTATATATGTTTCTTATGAATGGGCTCCAAATGGTGATACCACTGCATTGATAGATGTCAGTATTTCAGATCAATATACTGTTACCGCTACGGATGCAAATGGATGTACTACATCTGACAGTATAAGTGTAGAGCAATACCCTGAAACTCCGCTTGAGCTGGAAGACATTAATACATGCTCAGAATTTACAACAAATTTTGATGCTGGTAGCGCATACATTGAATACACCTGGTCTACCGGAGATTCTACACAGTCAATTACCATTACTGAACACGGCAATTACTCACTAACAGCTGTAGATTCATTCAACTGTAGTTATATCGATGAATTTAGTGTAGTAGAAGTTCCTTTTGAAGTAGAAGCAAGTGCTGATCCTAATATTATTGAATTAGGAGAATCTTCAGTACTTACAGTTACGGGCAATGGTTCAGGAGATTATGGCTACGTATGGACTGCTGACCCTGAAGACGAAAGCCTTACTGATCCAAATGCAGCAGAACCAAGTGTATCTCCAGAAGAACAACAAAATATTTATACTGTAGTAGTTACAGACAGTAGTTCGGGATGCGTGGCAGAAGACACAACATTATTGCTTGTCAATAGCGAATATGCGCTTCCTAATGCATTCATGCCAAACGGTAACAATGCAGACAATCAATATTTCGATGTAATTGGAGCCTCAACTGTAAAAACATTTCAGATATTCAATCGCTGGGGCGAATTGGTTTACAACAACGACTCCCCTTCTACAGGCTGGGACGGCACATATAACGGAAAACCACAACCTGTTGGGACATATATTTATTATGTTGTAGTTTTGAACGCAAGTGGAGAAGAATTGCCTCCAATTACTGGAAATGTAAGTTTGATTCGATAA
- a CDS encoding calcium-binding EGF-like domain-containing protein, with translation MNSKYITYFSVLFLLFFSACKEEPCEDVICANGIPLQDGYECICLCDRGWFGDNCDREDPCQTQTINCYNGGTCVNGNCLCDVGFEGDTCEILVRDYFIGNYSAALECPPDVQNINFSIQAPDSLVNDATELVIFNLTNQAYLFDGRVNEQGIVLIPQQSIQSGTVIIDGTIRKTIEGFTIEFQKTDSVGSQFCTINIVK, from the coding sequence ATGAATTCCAAATACATTACCTATTTTTCTGTCCTATTTTTACTTTTTTTTTCTGCCTGTAAGGAAGAACCTTGTGAAGATGTGATTTGTGCCAATGGAATTCCACTACAAGATGGTTATGAATGTATTTGTCTTTGTGATCGGGGTTGGTTTGGGGATAACTGCGACAGGGAAGATCCTTGTCAGACTCAAACCATAAACTGTTACAATGGAGGGACTTGTGTAAATGGAAATTGTCTTTGTGATGTTGGTTTTGAAGGAGATACTTGTGAAATTTTAGTGCGCGATTATTTTATAGGTAATTATTCTGCCGCTTTGGAATGCCCCCCCGATGTTCAAAACATCAATTTTTCTATTCAGGCGCCCGATTCGCTTGTAAATGATGCTACTGAACTTGTGATTTTCAATTTGACCAATCAGGCATACTTGTTCGATGGCAGGGTCAATGAACAGGGAATTGTTCTTATTCCTCAGCAAAGTATTCAATCCGGCACTGTTATTATTGATGGTACTATAAGAAAAACAATAGAAGGCTTTACAATTGAATTTCAAAAAACGGATAGTGTAGGATCTCAATTTTGCACTATTAATATAGTAAAGTAA